The sequence CCTGATACCAGCCCCCCAGGGAGCGAATCTGGTGTAAACTATCACCGCAAACGCAAGGGAAACACACAGCCCGATAGTGCTTATTATCATGTCCTGAGGAAGGCCTTTCATCAGGTAAACAGCCATTCCGATTAAAACAAACCCCATCAGATATTTAAAATCCTTCATCCATATTCCGGGTTTGGGGACAAGCCTGGAAAGACTGTTGCTGGAGGCAAACAGAACATAGGGAAAGGCCATCCCAATACCGATCGAGGCAAAAACCGTGAAAACGACCTGGGTTGATTGGGTAAGAGTCCAGGCCAGGGTCGCTCCAAGAAGAGGACCACTGCAAGGGGTTGCCAAAATAGTCGCAAACATCCCTTTGATGTAGTCTCCAAGCAGCCCGGAACCGCCCTTCTTTTCCATGTTTGAAATGGAACCGGGTAGTATAATCGTAAATACATCAAACATCCCCAGTGCAAACACCACGATAAGTGCAATAATACCTACCAGGATTTTGGGATTCTGGAACTGCCCCCCCCAGGAAAACCTGGCAAATGATGCAAGGGCCGCAAGTACCATAAAAACCGAAAGCATACCACCGGAAAATGACATACTGCGCCTGAGCGCCAATGATCTGGAACTTTCTCTTGCCTGAGAGAAAGAGAGGATTTTTATCCCCAGAACCGGAAGCACACAGGGCATCACATTCATTATCATGCCTGCTGTAAATCCAAACAGCAGGGCCAACCACAAATTAAAATTGATTTTTTTCTCAACAGGGCTGTAGTCCCACTCCTGAGTCTTTTTGTGTTCTTCAGGAGCTTTTTCCTGCATATTAATAACAGGAAGTGCGGTCAGGGAGGACAACCGGGCTAATTGAGCGGCTTTTTGAATCATGATAGATTCGCTTGCACGGTCCAAAGCTATAGAAAACAGCGGTTCGCCCACGAAAATTCCGTTGTCCGCAGAGGGGGATTTACCTGCATTTATTGTAAAGGGAACTTTTTTTATAACAGGGATACAGGAATTGTGGCATATCAGTCCGTCAATTCGAATAGAGCCGTCTGTTTTCCCGCTCCAGCCCGGTGGAATGATGCCTCTGATAAAAAAGAATGTTTCGTTTTCGTATGCCCAGACCCAATCGCCGACAGATGGTTTGAATTTGCGGGGACTCATCTTCTTTACATCCAGCCAGTTGATCCCCTCTCCCCCTTCAACACCGATTTCCAGAGGTTTACCTATTCCAGGCCCCAACGGATTCCCATAAAGGTGAAATTTTGCTGGAATTTTGACCTGGAGGCCCAGTATTACCGTGTCTCCGGGAGTGAAAAATTGCCTGGAAGAAACCACTCTGACCTGCAGGTCATCTGCTGCCTGAACTTTGGAAAAGGGAAAGATTAAAACGGCAAGAAGAAAAACTGAGATCATTGTTGCAGTAATGGGTTTAGGGTTATGGTACGCAGGATGTTGACTGAAAGCCATCTGTTCCGATTCTCCTTAACCTGAGCTACTTTCTATTACGAAAGCGACAAATATATATTTCTTTATAATACTACCGGTTTCAGCATCGTGCCGAGTGTTTTCCTTCACCTGTGCACAGGATACCTTCGGTAATGATGCAGCAAAGGCTGGACTGGGACAGGTATAAAAATCAGGTAAAAAATAAATATAGAAAGAGACCTGAGGTAAAGGAAGGAGAAGTGGATGAGTTCCGGACAGCAAATTACCGAAGAAAAATTCGTTGAAGAAAACATTCGGGCTGAAGATGCTATTACTAAGGGTAATCTTCCGGAAGCAGCACGTATCCTGGTTTTTGTTGTAGAGCAGGATCCAGAAAACTGGCGCGCGTTCAACAGCTTCGGAATTATCTCATGGGCACAAAAGTACTGGCTTGATGCTTTTGCGATGTTCAAGAAATCAGTATCGATTAACCCGATCTATTGCGATGCTCTGATTAATCTGTTCGATGCCTCACTGAAACTGCGAAAAGTTGAAGAAGCTCTCCCCTATTTTGAAAAAGCACTGCAGGTAAACCCTGATCTTGGGGAAATCCGGATCATACGGGACAGTATAGTCCAACAGGGCCAGGATATCTACACCAGCAAGCGTGCTCTTTCAATAGGGTTTTACAGCCCTCTTATCGAAGAAGCTGAGAAGGAACTTGAGGCAGGTAATCTTTTTAAAGCCATGGAGTTATTCCTTCGTGCCAACGATGTTGAGGGACCAAGCGCAAAGGCATTCTGCGGGCTGGGAATAATCTCTTATTACCAGAAGAGATACCAGGATGCTTTCACACTGTTCCTGGAATCAATTAAACTCAACCCTTCAGATCCCGATACTTACCTTAATCTGCTCGATGCCGCAAAAGAATGCGATCTGGTCGGAGATGCCATAAAGGTTTATCAGGCATACAGACCTGATTTTTCATCTCTGGAGTCGATTTCAGAGGAATTCGAATCCGCCGTAAATCCTTAATTCCTTGTTTTTCAGGGATTTATGATTTTTGCCGGGGAAAAAGCAGAAAAAAGCTAAAGTGCCC is a genomic window of Fibrobacter sp. containing:
- a CDS encoding tetratricopeptide repeat protein, producing the protein MSSGQQITEEKFVEENIRAEDAITKGNLPEAARILVFVVEQDPENWRAFNSFGIISWAQKYWLDAFAMFKKSVSINPIYCDALINLFDASLKLRKVEEALPYFEKALQVNPDLGEIRIIRDSIVQQGQDIYTSKRALSIGFYSPLIEEAEKELEAGNLFKAMELFLRANDVEGPSAKAFCGLGIISYYQKRYQDAFTLFLESIKLNPSDPDTYLNLLDAAKECDLVGDAIKVYQAYRPDFSSLESISEEFESAVNP